The proteins below are encoded in one region of Williamsoniiplasma luminosum:
- the yihA gene encoding ribosome biogenesis GTP-binding protein YihA/YsxC, with protein sequence MIKTATFIKSAADKSGWIDDGVDEICFVGRSNVGKSTFINAITNQNKLAKTSSAPGKTRLLNFFNINNGQFRIVDAPGYGYAKVNLAQKMAFGEMMDDYLTNRNNLVGVCMLVDMRHDPTADDLQMYNFLKEVDLKVLMIGTKLDKLKKNDIQKNEKSIKKILNFDENDTFLKVSNTNKTNINLVYNVLVELLDGRE encoded by the coding sequence ATGATTAAAACTGCAACATTTATTAAATCAGCTGCTGATAAAAGTGGATGAATAGACGATGGGGTTGATGAAATTTGCTTTGTTGGAAGGTCTAATGTTGGTAAATCTACTTTTATCAATGCGATCACTAATCAAAATAAATTAGCCAAAACTAGTTCTGCTCCCGGGAAAACAAGATTATTAAATTTCTTTAATATTAATAATGGTCAATTTAGAATTGTTGATGCTCCAGGATATGGTTATGCCAAGGTTAATCTTGCTCAAAAAATGGCGTTTGGTGAAATGATGGATGACTATTTAACTAATCGAAATAATCTTGTTGGAGTTTGTATGTTAGTTGACATGCGACACGATCCAACAGCTGATGATTTACAAATGTACAACTTCTTAAAAGAAGTTGATTTAAAAGTTTTGATGATTGGAACAAAATTAGATAAATTGAAAAAAAATGACATTCAAAAAAATGAAAAAAGTATCAAAAAAATTCTTAATTTTGATGAAAATGATACCTTTTTAAAAGTATCTAACACGAATAAAACCAACATTAATTTGGTTTATAATGTACTTGTAGAATTATTAGATGGAAGAGAGTAA
- a CDS encoding Pr6Pr family membrane protein: MKFNLKQEFKQQYLMDWKFWFKALAGSFLLCLIIAMYIKGLVEIGALKNKLIENLKNMDGYKQSEVIAYLNTLKGTELYDKMTWISLNMNFVNESGSLDKVLKGFMIGANFGDSTIQTFSYFTTLSNIAVGVWLLLAAFKPQNEGKKGFLSYGMTLVVTTYITITMLIYNGMLLPQMLASGRNLTPVGWLESVVEHMVMPLAFILYICFFFKSEVCYTKKQFMKKEWWKQLLVLAIYAVYIMVRGEMRYQGEKPKSTQYPYFFMDIHADNMMGMPGWAWLIIAMIFVIAICLGFSMIYHIILTKRNSKNINQVN; the protein is encoded by the coding sequence ATGAAATTTAATTTAAAACAAGAATTTAAACAACAATATTTGATGGACTGAAAATTTTGATTCAAAGCGTTAGCTGGTTCATTCTTATTATGTTTAATTATCGCAATGTATATTAAAGGTTTAGTTGAAATCGGAGCATTGAAAAATAAATTAATCGAAAATTTAAAAAATATGGACGGTTACAAACAATCTGAAGTTATTGCATATTTAAATACTTTAAAAGGGACTGAACTTTATGACAAAATGACATGAATTTCTTTAAATATGAACTTTGTGAATGAAAGTGGAAGTTTAGATAAAGTCTTAAAAGGCTTTATGATTGGTGCTAATTTTGGTGATTCAACAATTCAAACATTCTCATACTTTACAACTTTAAGTAATATTGCAGTTGGAGTTTGATTGCTGTTAGCAGCATTCAAACCTCAAAATGAAGGTAAAAAAGGTTTCTTAAGTTATGGCATGACTTTGGTTGTAACAACTTATATCACAATTACAATGTTGATTTATAACGGAATGTTATTACCACAAATGCTAGCGTCTGGTCGAAACTTAACCCCCGTTGGTTGATTAGAAAGTGTTGTTGAACATATGGTGATGCCACTTGCATTTATTCTTTACATTTGTTTCTTCTTCAAATCAGAAGTTTGTTATACAAAAAAACAATTTATGAAAAAAGAATGATGAAAACAACTTTTAGTTTTAGCAATTTATGCAGTTTACATTATGGTTCGAGGAGAAATGCGATACCAAGGTGAAAAACCAAAAAGTACACAATACCCTTACTTTTTCATGGATATTCATGCTGATAATATGATGGGAATGCCGGGATGAGCATGATTGATTATTGCAATGATCTTCGTAATTGCTATTTGTTTAGGTTTCTCAATGATTTATCACATTATTTTGACAAAAAGAAACAGCAAAAACATTAACCAAGTAAATTAG
- the aspS gene encoding aspartate--tRNA ligase, whose product MKRTHNCGQLTIQNVDQNVILQGWVKKIRKMGGMTFVDIRDRYGITQLILDESQAKEIKVEFVIEIEGIVLERKAKNHDLSTGEIEVKVDEIKIINKAELTPFQIEDQIESLEDTRLTYRYLDLRRPNMQQNLITRAKLNSVIRKNLENLNFLEVETPIFGKATPEGARDFLVPSRLNENKFYALPQSPQLYKQLLMISGIDRYYQIVKCFRDEDLRIDRQPEFTQLDMEMSFATGEDIIFIIENLMKEILWEIKGVKLSTPFKRLQYKDAIELYGVDKPDLRYDLKIHDLTNIFAENQIKLFQINSDQNAKIKGVMIDELLNKTQIAELEQVAKQNHLNNLGFVKYENGNWTGSIAGQLSEQEKAAILKEFNIQNKGTLLVNKEKYEIISQAMGAIRTTLAKQFNLADPNKYEILWVVDFPLFEFSEEENRYVAAHHPFTMPKKESLQDFDLNKKQALANAYDIVLNGFEIGGGSQRITDPSIQDRMFKAIEMPPETIESNFGWFINAYKYGAPYHAGIALGLDRIAMLLSHAESIRDVIAFPKNSSGIDPMSNAPDYVSSAQLEELNIALTAKKK is encoded by the coding sequence ATGAAAAGAACACATAATTGTGGTCAATTAACAATCCAAAACGTTGACCAAAATGTCATTTTGCAAGGATGAGTTAAAAAAATTCGTAAAATGGGTGGAATGACTTTTGTTGACATCAGAGATCGTTATGGCATCACCCAACTTATTTTAGACGAGTCACAAGCAAAAGAAATCAAAGTTGAATTTGTCATTGAAATTGAGGGAATCGTTCTTGAACGCAAAGCTAAAAATCATGATTTATCAACTGGAGAGATTGAAGTTAAAGTTGATGAAATCAAAATTATTAATAAAGCTGAATTAACTCCATTTCAAATCGAAGATCAGATTGAATCTTTAGAAGACACCAGACTAACTTACCGATATTTAGATTTACGTCGTCCAAACATGCAACAGAATTTAATTACAAGAGCTAAATTAAATTCTGTAATTCGAAAAAATTTAGAAAATCTAAATTTTTTAGAAGTTGAAACCCCAATTTTTGGAAAAGCAACCCCAGAAGGGGCAAGAGATTTCTTAGTCCCATCAAGATTAAATGAAAATAAATTTTATGCCCTTCCACAATCGCCACAATTATATAAACAGTTGTTAATGATTTCTGGAATTGATCGCTATTATCAAATTGTAAAATGTTTTAGAGATGAAGATTTAAGAATTGATCGTCAACCCGAATTCACTCAATTGGATATGGAAATGAGTTTTGCCACTGGTGAAGACATCATTTTCATTATTGAAAATTTAATGAAAGAAATTCTTTGAGAAATCAAAGGTGTTAAATTATCAACCCCGTTTAAAAGACTCCAATATAAAGACGCGATTGAACTTTATGGAGTTGATAAACCTGATTTAAGATATGATTTAAAAATTCATGATTTAACAAACATTTTTGCTGAAAACCAAATCAAGTTATTCCAAATAAATTCTGATCAAAACGCAAAAATTAAAGGTGTTATGATTGATGAATTATTAAACAAAACTCAAATAGCAGAACTTGAACAAGTGGCTAAACAAAACCATTTAAATAATTTGGGATTTGTTAAATATGAAAATGGCAATTGAACAGGTTCAATTGCTGGTCAATTGTCTGAACAAGAAAAAGCAGCAATCTTAAAAGAATTTAACATTCAAAATAAAGGAACATTGTTAGTTAATAAGGAAAAATATGAAATCATTTCTCAAGCAATGGGGGCAATTCGCACAACTTTAGCTAAACAATTTAATTTAGCTGATCCGAATAAATATGAAATTCTTTGAGTTGTAGATTTCCCATTATTTGAATTTAGTGAAGAAGAAAACAGGTATGTGGCTGCTCACCATCCATTTACAATGCCTAAAAAAGAATCGTTACAAGATTTTGATTTAAACAAAAAACAAGCACTTGCCAATGCTTATGATATCGTTTTAAATGGATTTGAAATTGGGGGCGGAAGTCAACGAATTACTGACCCAAGCATTCAAGATCGTATGTTTAAAGCAATTGAAATGCCTCCAGAAACAATTGAATCTAATTTTGGTTGATTTATCAATGCTTATAAATATGGGGCACCATATCATGCCGGAATTGCTCTTGGTTTAGACCGTATTGCAATGTTATTAAGTCACGCTGAATCAATTCGTGATGTCATTGCTTTCCCTAAAAATTCATCAGGAATTGATCCGATGAGCAATGCCCCTGATTATGTCAGCTCAGCACAATTAGAAGAATTAAATATTGCTCTGACAGCTAAAAAGAAATAA
- the hisS gene encoding histidine--tRNA ligase: protein MIQKPRGTQDIFEIKSKQYNDLENTIINVLKTYNLNEIRTPIFEAKELFVRSVGETSDVVSKEMYEFFDKKGREFVLRPEGTAPIVRSLIENKLYAPEFLPLKLYYVGPMFRYERPQTGRYRQFEQIGVEILGVDSVYQDIEILAMLDSITKAIKIDTKVELDLNYLVTGKQREIYIKELTKFLVDFDDLCDDCEVRIHKNPLRTLDCKIDFNKFKTAPKMTSFLSKEDEARFQQILEAGKKIGLKININQRLVRGLDYYTGLIFELKYLESSLGSQSTIIAGGRYNNLVKDLDGPDLPAIGFAMGVERLILILEENQINLNHDHGIDLYTIALSPEAMILNLEIIRDLRNNNIKVETDYLNRSLKSNFKQAEKLQAKNVIVIGDNEIETQKIVIKNQINKTQTEVKISDLVEEMKAGK, encoded by the coding sequence ATGATTCAAAAACCAAGAGGAACCCAAGATATTTTCGAAATAAAATCAAAACAATATAATGATTTAGAAAACACAATTATAAACGTTCTGAAAACATATAATTTAAATGAAATAAGAACACCAATTTTTGAAGCAAAGGAATTGTTTGTCCGTTCTGTCGGAGAAACAAGTGATGTTGTATCCAAAGAAATGTATGAATTTTTCGATAAAAAAGGTCGTGAATTTGTTTTACGTCCCGAAGGCACAGCCCCAATTGTGAGGAGTTTGATTGAAAACAAATTATACGCCCCAGAATTTCTTCCATTAAAGCTTTATTATGTTGGTCCAATGTTTAGATATGAAAGACCTCAAACTGGACGCTATCGCCAATTTGAACAAATTGGCGTAGAAATTCTTGGTGTTGATAGTGTTTATCAAGATATTGAAATTCTTGCAATGTTAGATTCAATCACAAAAGCAATTAAAATCGATACTAAAGTAGAATTAGATCTTAATTATTTGGTGACTGGCAAACAACGTGAAATTTACATTAAAGAATTAACAAAATTTTTAGTTGATTTTGATGATTTATGTGATGATTGCGAAGTTAGAATTCATAAAAATCCTTTAAGAACTTTGGATTGCAAAATTGATTTCAATAAATTTAAAACTGCTCCTAAAATGACCAGTTTTTTATCAAAAGAAGATGAAGCAAGATTCCAACAGATTTTAGAAGCTGGTAAAAAAATTGGCTTGAAAATTAACATTAATCAACGTTTAGTGCGAGGTCTTGATTATTACACAGGTTTAATTTTTGAATTAAAATATTTAGAATCAAGTTTAGGTTCTCAATCAACAATTATTGCTGGAGGTAGATATAACAATTTGGTCAAAGATTTAGATGGTCCTGATTTACCAGCCATTGGTTTTGCAATGGGAGTGGAACGATTAATTTTGATTTTAGAAGAAAATCAAATTAATTTAAATCATGATCATGGAATTGATCTTTATACAATTGCTTTAAGCCCAGAAGCAATGATTTTAAATCTAGAAATCATTAGAGATTTAAGAAATAACAACATTAAAGTTGAAACAGATTATTTAAACCGAAGTTTAAAATCAAATTTTAAACAAGCAGAAAAATTACAAGCAAAAAATGTGATTGTGATTGGTGATAATGAAATCGAAACCCAAAAAATTGTGATTAAAAATCAAATTAATAAAACCCAAACTGAAGTTAAAATTTCAGATTTAGTAGAAGAAATGAAAGCAGGTAAATAA
- a CDS encoding RelA/SpoT family protein, which translates to MALISINRTKWTRKKLDIVQIEQFEQLNRILQTYISSKKDLKAIKDAYIFAELNHKGQKRKNNDPYIFHPLSTAYYLAQFKMGPKTIIAGLLHDILEDTPITAPMLANKFGEEVAGLVEAITKVSYFAKENREQQKGEYLRKIYLSMAKDIRVIIIKFADRLHNMLTIENLSKEKQQIIAKETLETYSSIAHRIGMKQVKTALEDMSFQILNPEEYNKIQELMKTNEVQRYETINHLMIEIESYLRKEKHIKIVDIFGRPKTIYSVYRKMHQFNHSFEDLKDLLAIRIIAKSNDDCYKILGFLHNKYTPLAGRFKDYIATPKNGVYQSLHTTLSDHFGNIFEVQIRTEGMDDIAETGAAAHWAYKTDEKIDINKKQKEIDEKIDIFKRIIDLDQSSGNDNQEENIEKVLKQDFFTEMIYILTPDKKIISLPFGSTVLDFAYRIHTEVGQHAMGAKIDGIFYPINTILNSGQLVEIKTSSKQHPTHEWLKMVQTSNARNRIKKYLISEMKEANIKDKKDENKIIADRIENNIISYINQHELKRKKDNPNIILEKIKKLGYSSMEDFFLGIHRGEYTIANAVDQVFIDHSISKDAIALESMNSAKKTVNNDYKNDILVSGIDNLKVQIASCCLPIPTENIIGYVSKGHGIKVHLVQCPNVVENERTIDVSWNPNMFQKNFYITKIKFFANDQPNLIYDISKALTSTKTAINSIKISNDEKKLLATGTIKVKVQNSDQLSMIMSTLKSLSAIQTVEREMES; encoded by the coding sequence ATGGCATTAATTTCAATCAATCGAACTAAATGAACCAGAAAAAAACTAGACATTGTTCAAATTGAACAATTTGAACAATTGAATCGAATTTTACAAACTTATATTAGTTCTAAAAAGGATTTAAAAGCAATTAAAGACGCTTATATTTTTGCTGAACTGAATCACAAAGGCCAAAAACGCAAAAATAATGATCCATATATTTTTCACCCGTTGTCAACTGCTTATTATTTAGCCCAATTCAAAATGGGACCAAAAACAATTATTGCCGGACTATTGCACGATATTTTAGAAGACACTCCGATCACTGCTCCGATGTTGGCAAATAAATTCGGTGAAGAAGTTGCCGGTTTAGTTGAAGCAATTACTAAAGTTAGTTATTTTGCCAAGGAAAACCGTGAGCAACAAAAAGGTGAATATTTAAGAAAAATTTATTTATCAATGGCTAAAGATATTCGGGTGATTATTATTAAATTTGCCGACCGTTTACACAACATGTTAACGATTGAAAATCTTTCCAAAGAAAAACAACAAATTATTGCCAAGGAAACTTTAGAAACTTATTCATCAATTGCTCATCGAATTGGAATGAAGCAAGTTAAAACTGCCTTAGAAGATATGTCGTTTCAAATTTTGAATCCAGAAGAATATAACAAAATTCAAGAATTAATGAAAACCAATGAGGTTCAACGTTACGAAACCATTAATCACTTAATGATTGAAATTGAATCATATTTAAGAAAAGAAAAACATATTAAAATTGTTGATATTTTTGGTCGCCCGAAAACTATCTATTCTGTTTATCGTAAGATGCATCAATTTAATCATTCATTTGAAGATTTAAAAGACCTTTTAGCAATTAGAATCATTGCTAAAAGCAATGATGATTGTTATAAAATTTTAGGTTTTTTACACAATAAATACACCCCACTTGCGGGAAGGTTTAAAGACTATATTGCGACACCAAAAAATGGTGTTTATCAATCTTTACATACAACACTTTCAGACCATTTTGGAAATATTTTTGAAGTTCAAATTAGAACAGAGGGAATGGATGATATTGCTGAAACTGGAGCCGCCGCCCATTGAGCTTACAAAACTGATGAGAAAATTGATATCAATAAAAAACAAAAAGAAATTGATGAAAAAATCGATATTTTTAAAAGAATTATTGATTTAGATCAATCATCTGGAAATGATAATCAAGAAGAAAATATTGAAAAAGTCTTAAAGCAAGACTTTTTCACAGAAATGATTTATATTTTAACCCCAGACAAAAAAATTATTTCACTGCCATTTGGTTCAACAGTTTTGGATTTTGCTTATCGTATTCATACAGAAGTTGGTCAACACGCGATGGGTGCTAAAATTGATGGAATTTTTTACCCAATTAACACTATTTTAAATTCTGGTCAACTTGTTGAAATTAAAACTTCTTCCAAACAACACCCAACTCATGAATGATTAAAAATGGTTCAAACGAGTAATGCTCGAAATCGGATTAAAAAATATTTAATTAGCGAAATGAAAGAAGCTAATATCAAAGATAAAAAAGATGAAAACAAAATTATCGCTGATCGAATTGAAAATAATATTATTTCATATATCAATCAACATGAATTGAAACGTAAAAAAGATAATCCAAATATTATTTTAGAAAAAATCAAAAAATTAGGTTATTCAAGTATGGAAGATTTTTTCCTTGGTATTCATCGAGGTGAATACACAATTGCCAATGCTGTTGATCAAGTTTTTATTGATCACAGCATTTCCAAAGATGCGATTGCGCTGGAATCAATGAATAGTGCTAAAAAAACAGTTAATAATGATTACAAAAATGATATTTTAGTGAGTGGAATTGATAATTTGAAAGTCCAAATCGCATCTTGTTGTTTACCAATTCCAACAGAAAACATTATTGGTTATGTTTCAAAAGGGCATGGGATTAAAGTTCATCTTGTTCAATGTCCAAATGTTGTGGAAAACGAAAGAACAATTGATGTTAGTTGAAACCCAAACATGTTTCAAAAAAATTTCTACATTACCAAAATTAAATTTTTTGCCAATGATCAACCAAATTTAATTTATGATATTTCCAAAGCATTAACTAGTACTAAAACAGCGATTAATTCGATCAAAATTTCAAATGATGAAAAGAAACTTTTAGCAACAGGAACAATCAAAGTTAAAGTCCAAAATTCTGATCAATTATCGATGATTATGAGTACTTTAAAATCACTTTCAGCCATCCAAACTGTTGAACGTGAAATGGAATCTTAA
- a CDS encoding adenine phosphoribosyltransferase — protein MIDIKKYILDVQHFPLPGIDFKDVTPILTNPEVFQQVVDQMSEFVLDCQADAIVAPEARGFIFASAVAYKTKKKLVLIRKPGKLPRPVFDVSYDLEYGSNHLQVHQDDLKNGDKVVIVDDILATGGTIKAIRELVKMQDAKIVGLSVVGDLTKLHPNINFDDIRFQALVEY, from the coding sequence ATGATCGATATTAAAAAATATATTTTAGATGTTCAACATTTTCCGCTTCCAGGTATCGACTTTAAAGATGTAACCCCAATTTTGACTAACCCTGAGGTTTTTCAACAAGTTGTTGATCAAATGTCAGAATTTGTTTTAGATTGCCAAGCAGATGCAATTGTTGCCCCCGAAGCACGCGGTTTCATTTTCGCCAGTGCCGTTGCATATAAAACTAAAAAGAAATTAGTTTTAATTCGCAAACCAGGCAAATTACCAAGACCAGTTTTTGATGTGAGTTATGATTTAGAATATGGGTCAAACCATTTACAAGTTCATCAAGATGATTTAAAAAATGGTGACAAAGTTGTGATTGTTGATGATATTCTTGCAACCGGAGGCACAATTAAGGCAATCAGAGAACTTGTCAAAATGCAAGATGCTAAAATTGTTGGTCTAAGTGTTGTTGGTGATTTAACAAAATTACATCCAAATATTAATTTTGATGATATCCGCTTTCAAGCATTAGTTGAATATTAA